The Eggerthella guodeyinii sequence ACGCCCTGAACGTCCTCGTGCCGTAGGGAAACCGCCGGAGCGTCTCGAAGGGTCCTTCCTGCGTCGGGGCTTCGTCGGCGTGCGACGCCGCTACTTCACCACGCGGACGCGGCGGACGCCCTCGATGGCGTTCAGACGGTCGATGGCGTCGTCGGGGTGCCCCGGGGTGCCGGCGTCGAGGTCGAGCATCGTGTAGGCGTTGTCGCCGCGTGCCTTGTTCACCATGTTCTCGATGTTCACGCCGGCGTCGCCGAACACGTTCGTGATGCGGGCGATGGCGTTCGGCACGTTCGCGTGCAGCACGGCCACGCGGCGCAGGCCGTCGGGCACGGGGCCCATGTCGCAGGCGGGGTAGTTCACGGAGTTCGCGATATTGCCGTTCTCCAGGTAGTCCATGAGCTCGCGCACGGCCATCATGGCGCAGTTGTCCTCGGCCTCGGCGGTGGAGGCACCCAGGTGGGGCAGCACGATGGCGCGATCCATCCGCATGACCTCGGGCGTGGCGAAGTCGGTGATGTAGGCGTGCACCTTGCCGGAGGCCAGCGCGGCGGCCATGGCCTCGTTGTTCACGAGCGTGTCGCGCGAGAAGTTCAGGAACACGGCCCCGTCCTTCATGAGCGAGCAGGCGCGCTCGTCGATCATGCCGATGGTGCCGTCCATGGCCGGCACGTGGATGGTCATGTAGTCGCAGGTGCGGAAGATGTCGTCGAGGTTCGTCACGTGATGGACGGCGCTCGAGATGCGCCACGCGGCGCCCACCGACACGTACGGATCGTAACCGTACACGTCCATGCCCAGGTCGATAGCGATGTTGGCCACTTCGGCCCCGATGGCGCCCAGGCCGATGACGCCCAGCTTCTTGCCCTTCACCTCGCGTCCGGCGAACGCCTTCTTCGCCTTCTCGGCCGCCTTCGCGATGTTCTCGTCGTCGGCGTTGTGCCGGCACCAGGCGATGCCGCCGGCGATGTCGCGGCTGCCCAGCATGAGGCCGCACACCACGATCTCCTTCACGGCGTTCGCGTTCGCGCCGGGGGTGTTGAACACCACGATGCCCTCCTCGGCGCAGCGGTCGAGCGGGATGTTGTTCACGCCGGCGCCGGCGCGGGCGATGGCCAGCAGGCTAGCGGGGAACGCGGTGTCGTGCAGCGCGGCGCTGCGCACCAGAACGCCCTCGGCCTGGTCGAGGGCGTCGATGAGCTCGTAGTCGTCGGTGAAGAGATCGGTGCCGTACGCCGAGATGTTGTTGAGGCAGTGGATGTTGCGCATGAGGTCTCCTTCGAGGATGGCGGGCGGCTCCGTTGAAGCGCGGCTCGTCGCCGTTGCTTGCTGCATCCTCCTATAGTGCTCAGGCCGCAACCCGTTGTCAACCACCGTTCAGCCGGTGCGCGCTTTATCTCGGTAAAGCGCGCACCGGCTGCGCCCTCGCGCCGCGCATGGTCGCTCGCGGCGCGAGGGCGGAAACGCTAGTTCTGCGTGGACAGGAAGATCTGCAGCGACATCTGCTCGATCTGGTCCTGCAGGTCCTCCAGCTCGTCGACGTGGCGATCCTCGTCCTTGAGGATGGCTTGCAGCACCTCGCGCGTGGCGTAGTCCAGCACGTCGCCGGCCAGCACGATGGCGTCGTTGTAGTCCTTCACCGTCTGCACTTCCATCGCGTGGTCGTTGTCCACCTGCTCAGGCACAGCGGACCCGATGCTGAACTGGTCGAGCTTGGACACGATGGGCGTGCCCTCGAGGAACAGGATGCGCTCGATGAGGCGCTCGGCGTGATGCATCTCGGTGATGGAGCGCTTCTTGAAGCTCTCGCTCAAGCGATCGTAGCCCCAATCCTCGCACATCTCCGCATGCACCATGTACTGGCTGATGGCGGTCAATTCGCCAGCAAGCAGATAGTTCAGCTTATCGATAAGTTCCGGGTTTCCCTTCATGGCAGTGCTCCTTCCGTATGGCACGTTGTTTCGGAGGATCAGCCCTTGAGAGATCCTCGACGTCGGTCATTGTACGGTCGATGAGCTGGCCTGTTCGCTTCCTTACCAATCCGCAGCCGTCCTGTGACTATCCCGAAACCTGCGTCCTGCGTTTTTGAAGACCGTGCGAAGGGCGACCGGGGGATTTGACTGATGTGCTAGAATACTCGGCTGGTATTGCTATGGTGGAAGGGACGCATATGTCTGGGCATTCAAAGTGGGCTACAACGAAACATCGCAAGGCGGCGCAGGACGCGAAGCGCTCGGCCTTGTTCTCCAAGCTGTCGCGCAACATCACGGTGGCGGCGAAAGAGGGCGGCGACCCGAATCCCGACAACAACGCATCGCTTGCGGCCGCCATCGAGAAGGCCAAGGGCTACTCCCTGCCGAAAGATAAGATCAAGGTCGCCATCGACAAGGCCTTCGGTTCCGGCAAGGACGCCGCGAACTACGAGACCGTCGTGTACGAGGGCTACGGCCCGGCCGGCATCGCCGTGCTGTGCGAGGCGCTGACCGACAACCGCAACCGCACCGCCGCCGACGTGCGCGCGGCCTTCAGCCATGCGGGCGGCAACCTGGGCACGTCCGGCTCCGTCGCGTTCCAGTTCGAGCGCAAGGGCCAGATCATGGTTCCCAAAGAGGTCGAGACCGGCGACAAGAAGAATCCCGTGAAGCCGAACGGCGCCGCGGCCGACGAGGAGGAGTTCATGCTCGCCGTCGCCGAGGCGGGCGGCGACGACTACGAGGACGCCGATGACGAGTGGATCGTCTACACGTCCCCGAGCGACCTCATGGCCGTGAAGAAGGCGCTCGAGGCAGCCGACGTCGTCACGAAGGGCGCCGAGATGACCATGATGCCCACCACGCCCGCGACGGTGAGCGTCTCCGACGCGAAGAAGGTCATGCGCCTCATCGACCGCCTCGAGGAGCTCGAAGACCTCCAGAACGTCTACCACGTGATGGACATCACCGACGAAATCGCCGAAGCCCTGGACGAGTAGCGGGTTCGGAACAGAAACGCAGAACGCAAAACCGCTGCAAGCTCGCTGCTTGCGGCGGTTTTTTGCGTTCCTTGCGAACGAATGTTCCGACTCCCTATTCGGCGCATGATGCCCGGCGGGCCGCCCGCCTCGACGGGGCACCGCCGCGCCGGCCGCGTCCCGGCCGCGCCGCTTCGGGCTCTCTTGCGTGCGGGAAAATCGGGCTTTTGGCAACTCGGCCCCCGGTTCCCCGCTGCGAAGAACTCTCGACCTGGGGTTTCTCCGCCCGAGACCGCGACGGCGGCGTCCCGCGACGGCGAAGCAGGGGAAAGATTGCCAAAACCCCGATTTTTCCGCACATGGGGAGGCGGGAACGCGACGGCGCATACGCTTCCGGCCGACGCCTCGACCGGGAGCGGGGCCGCGTAACCCGGTCGGGCGTTACGCGCCGAATAGGGGATCGGAACGAATGGTTCACGTGAACCGTTCGTTCCTATTCTTTCTTTAGCGCAGAACCGCGCAGGGTCGAGGCGCCTCGGGGCATCGCTCGGTCTTCGACGTTTTGGACGCAAATCGGCAGCCATGGCAAAATCGAGGGCCTCGGATCGCCTTTGCCGGCGGCGCTGCGAAATGCCACCTGGCCCTTTCCCGTCTCGGGTAGGAAGCTGGAACGGAATCCGCTTGGGAAATTGTCACAGGTCCCGATTCGCGCCCAGGCGACCGGCGACGCGCGTTGCGAAGCTGCCGTGTCCCCTGCGGCGTTGCCCTTGTGTATAATAGCTGGTTGCTTGCTTGATTCATCGATCGACGACCGCCCGCACCGTTCGGCGTGCTGGCGCTGCGCTCCGCGTTTTTGCGCGAAGGGGACAGGGGAAGAACAAACATGTTGGAAGCGCTTGCGCATCTTTTCTCGTACATCGTGCAGCCATGCTACGATCTGACGGGAAACTGGTGGATGGCCATTTTGCTGTTCACCGTCATCATCAAGATCATCCTGATGCCGCTGTCGCTCTGGTGCCAGTGGAACAGCATCGTCATGGTCAAGATCATGCCCGAACTCAATCGCATCAAGGTGAAGTACTTCGGCGACGCCGAGGCCATCGGCGAGAAGCAGACCGTGCTGAACAAGAAGCACCATTACCATCCGCTGCTCTCGCTCATACCGCTGGCGGTGCAGATCATCGTCCTGTTCGGATTGGTGGAAGTGATTCACGGCATCACCGACCACGGCGCTCCGGGAACCGAGTTCTTGGGCATGGTGCCGGTGGAAGACGGAGGGCTTTCGTGGATCATGCCGCTTTTGGCGGGTTTGTCCGCGGTGGTGATGGGCTTCGCCCAGAACAGGATCAACCCTCTGCAGCGTGAGCAGTCCAAGATGGAGAAGAACACCACCAACGGGCTTTCCATCGTCCTGTCGCTCGTTCTGGGCGTGTACGTGGCGGCCGGCATGGCCTTCTACTGGATATGCTCGAACCTGATGGCCATCATCGTGCAGGCGCTGTGCAACCTGATCATCAAGCCCTCGAAGTACATCGACTACGACGAGCTTGCCGCAAGCCGCGTCGAGCTTGACGAGCTCAACGCCTACACGGCGAGGAAGACGCCCTGGTACAAGCGCGATCCTCTGGCGAAGCGCGAAAAGGAAGACTACAAGCGCTTCATGAGCGTGGTAGGCAAGCACATCGTGTTCTACTCCGAGCGCAGCGGGTTCTACAAGTATTTCCAGGGTGCGATCGAGTGGCTGCTATCGAACTCGGACGTGAACATCCATTACGTCACGAGCGACCCCAACGACCAGGTTTTCGAGCTGCAAAAGAGCAAACCCCGTCTCGTTCCGTACTACATCGGCGACAAGCGCCTGATCACGCTCATGATGAAGCTCGAATGCGACGTGGCCGTGATGACGCTCGACGATCTGGAGAACTTCTACATCAAGCGCTCCTACATCCGCAAAGACGTCGAATACGTATACCTGTTCCACCATATGACGTCCACCCATCTGGTTTCCTCTCGGGAAGCGCTCGACCACTACGACACCGTTTTGTGCGTCGGCCCCCATCAGAAGGAAGAACTCGAGCGGGCAGAAGAGGTGCGAGGCCTTCCGGCGCGCAACCTCGTGGAATGCGGATACGACCTGCTCGATAGGCAGATTGCCGCTTATGCCTTGCGCGAGGCACCCCAAGCCCAGCGCCCCGTCATCCTCGTTGCCCCATCGTGGCAGGAGGACTGCCTGCTCGACTTGTGCGCAGACGAAGTCATCGAGCCTTTGCTGGGACGCGGGTACAGCGTGATCGTGCGCCCGCACCCCGAATACACCAAACGCTACCATGCGCGATGGGAATCGCTGCAGCAGCGTTACGCATCGTGGTCGCGTGACGATATCTACTTCGAGCAGGACTTTACCACGTCGGATTCGATTTACGATGCCGACGTGCTGGTCACCGACTGGTCCTCGATCGCCTGCGAGTTCTCGTTCACCACTATGAAGCCCTCCGTTTTCGTGGATACGCCCATGAAGGTGAGCAATCCTGATTGGGAGGAACTCGGCATCGAGCCGACCGACCTGACCATCCGCAACCAGATCGGCACATCGTTGGCCGTGGAAGAGTTGGCCCGGTTGGGCGACGTCGTGGACGACATGATTTCCCATACCGAAGCGTGGCGGGACCGTATCGAGGAGGTGCGCTCGCGCATGATCTACCATAGGGGGCGCGGCGGCGAGGTCGCTGGCGCCTATCTGCTCGGCCGCATGCTCGCGAAGCAGGATGGCAGCGTCGAGGCCTCCGAGGCGGTGCACCATGGCGAATAGGGAAGCAAAGCGCATTCTCGTGCGCGGCGGCCTGGTCGTAGCGGACGGGATGTTTCCGGCTCTGATCGCCGGTGTTCTGGTGCTCGGGTTCGCCCCGCCGGCCTACGCCTACGTCGATCCTTCCGTCATGACCTACACCATACAGGCGCTGGCGGGCGTCGCGGTGGCGCTTTCCGCCGTGCTCGGCGTGGTTTGGCGCCGCGTGCGCAAGCATCTGCTCCGGATACTCCGCATCGACGAGAACGAGGGGAAGCATGTCGAGGGCGCGGTTCATGCGCTCGACGGCGACGCGCCCGGATATCGGGATCGTCTCGAACGCGCGGATGTGGAAGCGCGGAGGATGAAGACCGAGCTGAAATCGAATAGGCCCGAAAAGCTGTGCTGGGGCACGCGTTTTCTGTTCGCGTTGGCGGCAGCGCTCATGCTGTTCTACACGCTCGTGGTGGTGGGTCCGCTCGAAATCGTCGCAAGCAGCGTGGGCAGCCTGCTCTTTACGGCGGCGGACGTCTGGGTCCCCTTCGCCGTCGTCGCGCTTCTGGGCTCCATCGCGCTCGCTTTGGCGCTCTCTCTGTTGCGAGGGAAGGCGTTCAACGTGTGCTTTGCGATCATTGCAGCCGTGGGCGTTGCGGCCTATATTCAAGCGATGTTCTTGAACACCTCGCTTCCTGCCGCCGATGGAACGCAGGTCGTCTGGGAAGACTACACGGCCGTTACGGTGGCGAGCGCCGCCGTATGGGTCGCTTTGATCGCGCTCGCCGTGTTCCTGTCGCTGAAGAAGTCGCTGACGTTCAAAGGCGTCGCCGCGACGCTGTGCATGGTGGGCATCGTTGCTCAATCGGTTAGCCTGGGCCTTCTTCTCACCACGCCGTCTGAAAACGGGCTGACTCCCGTCGACGCGAGGCCGTCCGTAACCACAGACGGCGTTTCGGAGGTCTCTGCACAGAACAACATCATCATGTTCGTGCTCGATACGTTCGACACGAAATACCTGGAGGAGGCGGTAGCGGCCGATCCGGGTTGCTTCGACGAGTTCACCGGGTTCACCTGGTTCGAGAATTCGACCGGATCGATGATCCCCACGCGCTACGCCATGGCCTCGATGTTGACGGGCCGAACCCTCGAGACGGAGGACGAGACCTTCTCCACGTCGCTGATCATCGACTGGTACACGCAGCAGGGCTTGATCGACGACATTAACGCGCAGGGATACGAGACGTACCTGTACGCCACCGACATCCACGATGCGATCGGCGCGCTCTCCGAGAAGGTGCAGAATGTCAGGCAGCCTGAGCGTGAGATCGATTACCTGTCGTCGGTTGCGATGTTGGTGAAATGTTCGCTGTACCGTGATCTTCCTTGGGTGCTGAAGCCGCCGTTCTGGTTCTACACCGACCAGGTGAACAATGCTGCGCTGGGCGGCAACGCTGAAAACTCGATGGACTCGTTGTGGACCATGGACGATGCGAAATACTATGCGATGCTCGAAGAGCAAGGTTTGAGCACGACGGATGGCGGGGAGGAAGGGAGCTTCCGTCTCATCCACCTGGCCGGCACCCACGCGCCGTTCACGCTGAATCGCGACGTCGAGGTCGTCGAGGGCGGTACCGACGTCGTCGAACAAGGTCTCGGCTCCCTCCATATCGTGAGCGAGTACTTGAAGGAGCTCAAGGAGCTCGGCGTGTACGACGACGCCACCATCGTGGTGACCGCAGACCATGGCGAATGGTATCTGGCTGACGAGATAACCGGGCCGACGAGCCCTATGCTGCTCGTGAAGCCTTCGACGGAAACGGGAGGATCCGACGAACCCATCAAGTCCTCTTCGGTGCCGACAGGCCATATCGACCTTGCGGCGACGCTGCTCGAAGCCGCCGGGGGCGACAGTTCCTCGTACGCGGGCATGAACGTGTTCGATGTCCCCGATGCCGAGCGTCCCCGCTACTACAACGCCACCTCGGTCGTAGGTCCCGAGCACGAGTACACCTTCATCAAGCAATGGGAGATAACCGGCGACGCGCTCGACTGGCAGAATTGGCGCGAAACCGGAGTCAAGTGGCCCATCGACGATTGATCGACGAGGAACCCCGCGGGTGCCAAGCTCGCGGGGTTCCTCGTCGTCGGTGCCTGGCAGCTACAGCAGCGGGTAGGACGGGGTCGCCGCTTCCTTTCCGTCGATCAAGCCGCGCGCGACGGCGTCGTCGAGCAGCTTCCGGTTGACGGCCTCGATGTCGATGTGCGCCGGGCACACGCTCGTGCAGTTCCCGCAGTGCATGCACTGGCTCACGCCCGAGAACACCGCTTGCGACAGGCGGTCGGACTGGTCCTCGGTGTCCAGGTAGCGGGCTGCGATCTGCATCATGGCGCCAGGGCCGATGAACGAATCCCAGCGGTTCATGTCGTTGAGCGCGGTGCACACGGTGTAGCACGACATGCACTCCCGGCAGCGGTTGAAGCGCTTGAGCGACACCGCGTCGTCGCTGCCGTCCGCCTTGCCCCACCATACGTCCGCATCGAGCGCGCGCACCTCGTCCATGGGCCGGTACGTCTTGATCGACAGGTCGGACTGCACAAAGCGGTCGTAGGCTCGGGCGTTGTCCACCATGAGGTCCTTGACGATGGGGAAGCCGGCGAGCGGCTCCACCCGGTATGATTTTCCGGGTTCGACGCGCGCCCAGCACGCCAGCTTGGGCACGCCGTCGACGGCGACGCCGCAGCGGCCGCACCCTCCCCAGCGGCAGTTATAGTCGTACGTGATCGGCTCGACGTTGCGATGGATGTAGTGCAGCGCCTTGAGCACGGTCCACACCTCGTTCGCCGCCGCGTCGTCCACCGGCACCTCGTAGGCGACGACGTAGGGTTCCGCGTCGGTCGACGGATCGAACCTTTGAACGTTCAACGTGATCGGTTCAGCCATGGTTTCTGCTCCTTTCGCCTAAATGGTCGCATCCAGGTCGATGTCCATCAGCATGCTCTTGACGTCGTCGGCCTTGATACGGCTCGCGTTGACCTCTTCCGTGCCCAGCGTCCACGATCCGTCGCGATACGAGCACGTGATGTTCTTGAACCAGTTGTCGTTGTCGATCTTGGGATAGTCCGAGCGGTAGAACCACGGGCGCGTCTCTTTGCGCAGGTCCGAAGCCAGCGCGATGGCCTCGCCGCACATCAGCACGTGCTCGGCCTCGATGGCGTTCTTCCACTCGATGTTCATCGTGCGGCTGGAGG is a genomic window containing:
- a CDS encoding phosphoglycerate dehydrogenase, which codes for MRNIHCLNNISAYGTDLFTDDYELIDALDQAEGVLVRSAALHDTAFPASLLAIARAGAGVNNIPLDRCAEEGIVVFNTPGANANAVKEIVVCGLMLGSRDIAGGIAWCRHNADDENIAKAAEKAKKAFAGREVKGKKLGVIGLGAIGAEVANIAIDLGMDVYGYDPYVSVGAAWRISSAVHHVTNLDDIFRTCDYMTIHVPAMDGTIGMIDERACSLMKDGAVFLNFSRDTLVNNEAMAAALASGKVHAYITDFATPEVMRMDRAIVLPHLGASTAEAEDNCAMMAVRELMDYLENGNIANSVNYPACDMGPVPDGLRRVAVLHANVPNAIARITNVFGDAGVNIENMVNKARGDNAYTMLDLDAGTPGHPDDAIDRLNAIEGVRRVRVVK
- the bfr gene encoding bacterioferritin yields the protein MKGNPELIDKLNYLLAGELTAISQYMVHAEMCEDWGYDRLSESFKKRSITEMHHAERLIERILFLEGTPIVSKLDQFSIGSAVPEQVDNDHAMEVQTVKDYNDAIVLAGDVLDYATREVLQAILKDEDRHVDELEDLQDQIEQMSLQIFLSTQN
- a CDS encoding YebC/PmpR family DNA-binding transcriptional regulator, giving the protein MSGHSKWATTKHRKAAQDAKRSALFSKLSRNITVAAKEGGDPNPDNNASLAAAIEKAKGYSLPKDKIKVAIDKAFGSGKDAANYETVVYEGYGPAGIAVLCEALTDNRNRTAADVRAAFSHAGGNLGTSGSVAFQFERKGQIMVPKEVETGDKKNPVKPNGAAADEEEFMLAVAEAGGDDYEDADDEWIVYTSPSDLMAVKKALEAADVVTKGAEMTMMPTTPATVSVSDAKKVMRLIDRLEELEDLQNVYHVMDITDEIAEALDE
- the yidC gene encoding membrane protein insertase YidC, which gives rise to MLEALAHLFSYIVQPCYDLTGNWWMAILLFTVIIKIILMPLSLWCQWNSIVMVKIMPELNRIKVKYFGDAEAIGEKQTVLNKKHHYHPLLSLIPLAVQIIVLFGLVEVIHGITDHGAPGTEFLGMVPVEDGGLSWIMPLLAGLSAVVMGFAQNRINPLQREQSKMEKNTTNGLSIVLSLVLGVYVAAGMAFYWICSNLMAIIVQALCNLIIKPSKYIDYDELAASRVELDELNAYTARKTPWYKRDPLAKREKEDYKRFMSVVGKHIVFYSERSGFYKYFQGAIEWLLSNSDVNIHYVTSDPNDQVFELQKSKPRLVPYYIGDKRLITLMMKLECDVAVMTLDDLENFYIKRSYIRKDVEYVYLFHHMTSTHLVSSREALDHYDTVLCVGPHQKEELERAEEVRGLPARNLVECGYDLLDRQIAAYALREAPQAQRPVILVAPSWQEDCLLDLCADEVIEPLLGRGYSVIVRPHPEYTKRYHARWESLQQRYASWSRDDIYFEQDFTTSDSIYDADVLVTDWSSIACEFSFTTMKPSVFVDTPMKVSNPDWEELGIEPTDLTIRNQIGTSLAVEELARLGDVVDDMISHTEAWRDRIEEVRSRMIYHRGRGGEVAGAYLLGRMLAKQDGSVEASEAVHHGE
- a CDS encoding sulfatase-like hydrolase/transferase, which translates into the protein MRGGLVVADGMFPALIAGVLVLGFAPPAYAYVDPSVMTYTIQALAGVAVALSAVLGVVWRRVRKHLLRILRIDENEGKHVEGAVHALDGDAPGYRDRLERADVEARRMKTELKSNRPEKLCWGTRFLFALAAALMLFYTLVVVGPLEIVASSVGSLLFTAADVWVPFAVVALLGSIALALALSLLRGKAFNVCFAIIAAVGVAAYIQAMFLNTSLPAADGTQVVWEDYTAVTVASAAVWVALIALAVFLSLKKSLTFKGVAATLCMVGIVAQSVSLGLLLTTPSENGLTPVDARPSVTTDGVSEVSAQNNIIMFVLDTFDTKYLEEAVAADPGCFDEFTGFTWFENSTGSMIPTRYAMASMLTGRTLETEDETFSTSLIIDWYTQQGLIDDINAQGYETYLYATDIHDAIGALSEKVQNVRQPEREIDYLSSVAMLVKCSLYRDLPWVLKPPFWFYTDQVNNAALGGNAENSMDSLWTMDDAKYYAMLEEQGLSTTDGGEEGSFRLIHLAGTHAPFTLNRDVEVVEGGTDVVEQGLGSLHIVSEYLKELKELGVYDDATIVVTADHGEWYLADEITGPTSPMLLVKPSTETGGSDEPIKSSSVPTGHIDLAATLLEAAGGDSSSYAGMNVFDVPDAERPRYYNATSVVGPEHEYTFIKQWEITGDALDWQNWRETGVKWPIDD
- a CDS encoding 2Fe-2S iron-sulfur cluster-binding protein, producing MAEPITLNVQRFDPSTDAEPYVVAYEVPVDDAAANEVWTVLKALHYIHRNVEPITYDYNCRWGGCGRCGVAVDGVPKLACWARVEPGKSYRVEPLAGFPIVKDLMVDNARAYDRFVQSDLSIKTYRPMDEVRALDADVWWGKADGSDDAVSLKRFNRCRECMSCYTVCTALNDMNRWDSFIGPGAMMQIAARYLDTEDQSDRLSQAVFSGVSQCMHCGNCTSVCPAHIDIEAVNRKLLDDAVARGLIDGKEAATPSYPLL